The following proteins are co-located in the Elusimicrobiota bacterium genome:
- a CDS encoding putative HTH-type transcriptional regulator codes for MIFSKTGRYVIRALAYMAGQPSGTPLDIQKIAKGVHAPVAYLAKVFQGLTRGGLVTSQRGQGGGYLLSKDPAEINLLHVMDATDDAKNSVLSNCVMGMEECSNKNPCTLHDIWVASAKKMKNELEKTTLQDVTGIMRKLRSERMGRRILSRRIRSVFK; via the coding sequence ATGATCTTTTCCAAAACTGGTCGTTATGTCATTCGTGCTTTGGCTTATATGGCCGGGCAGCCATCTGGAACGCCGCTGGATATTCAAAAAATTGCGAAGGGTGTTCATGCGCCAGTTGCCTATCTGGCGAAAGTTTTCCAGGGCCTCACGCGGGGAGGGTTGGTCACATCCCAGCGAGGCCAGGGTGGGGGATATCTTCTCAGCAAAGATCCGGCGGAAATTAATTTACTTCATGTGATGGACGCCACGGACGACGCCAAAAACTCCGTCCTCTCGAATTGCGTCATGGGCATGGAAGAATGCAGCAATAAAAATCCTTGCACGCTTCACGATATATGGGTTGCTTCGGCAAAGAAAATGAAAAATGAGCTGGAAAAAACCACGCTTCAAGACGTAACCGGAATTATGCGGAAACTACGGTCAGAGAGGATGGGACGGAGAATTCTCTCTCGCCGAATCCGTTCCGTTTTTAAATAG
- the yfkO_2 gene encoding putative NAD(P)H nitroreductase YfkO codes for MLSIENAIENAEMTGTTINTAVRADQLIRQLNWRYATKQFDPKRKISEQNWVALEEALRLTSSSGGLQPWRFVVVTDPGVRAKLRPASHGQAQITDASHLVVFAAKTNLSADDVDAHVQRVAEVQGVPLEALTPLQKMLVGGIVQSRDEAGRAAWARNQVYIALGNLLTSAALLGIDACPMEGFDPARYDDILELKEKGLAATVVAALGYRLPTDKYAQARKVRFEKEHLFIHI; via the coding sequence ATGTTATCCATAGAGAACGCAATCGAAAATGCAGAAATGACCGGAACGACGATCAATACCGCCGTTCGTGCGGATCAATTGATCCGCCAATTGAATTGGCGTTATGCGACCAAGCAGTTTGATCCAAAAAGAAAGATAAGCGAGCAGAACTGGGTCGCTCTTGAAGAAGCCTTGCGCCTCACCTCCTCCAGCGGTGGATTGCAGCCGTGGAGATTCGTTGTCGTCACTGATCCCGGTGTCCGCGCAAAACTGCGGCCAGCGTCCCACGGGCAAGCACAAATCACCGACGCATCGCACTTGGTTGTTTTCGCCGCCAAAACGAACTTAAGCGCAGACGATGTCGATGCGCATGTCCAGCGTGTCGCTGAGGTGCAAGGGGTTCCGTTGGAAGCACTTACACCGCTTCAGAAAATGCTCGTTGGCGGAATTGTGCAGAGCCGGGATGAAGCGGGCCGCGCGGCTTGGGCGCGTAATCAGGTTTATATTGCGTTAGGTAATCTTCTTACCAGTGCGGCGCTCCTTGGAATCGACGCCTGCCCAATGGAGGGCTTCGATCCCGCTCGCTACGACGACATTCTTGAACTCAAGGAAAAAGGGCTAGCGGCCACCGTTGTGGCGGCGCTTGGATATCGCCTGCCGACAGATAAGTACGCACAAGCACGGAAGGTGCGTTTCGAGAAGGAACACTTGTTTATCCATATATGA
- the ubiB gene encoding protein kinase UbiB encodes MNPSEVIDRVKRNSDRAGEIGAVMVKYGLADWLRKIPGERVKEWLTNDQGQPISDLTPHERIRLALTELGPTFIKLGQMLSTRADLVGQDLARELSSLQNQTPADSPRTAQSIIRKELGQSVDHLFAHFEPEPFASASIAQVHRARLHSGEKVVVKVQKNGIDEIIEADLSLLAELAALAEAHVSELKRVRPVALIAQFARTLRGELDFSRERRNLETFRENFAGDDTVRFPQSWADFSSPRVLTMERMNGILVSHPAKLKNHVSNIDEFARRGATVYLEMIFRDGFFHADPHPGNLMLLEEDRVGVLDCGMVQRLDDELHEKLVDVLLALHEADTEALTNAVWSLGSVPAQGSKQRLRPDLTEFLAQYRDQSINEVRLGQALTYMIEIIRRNDIVLPPAVSMLLRMLIELEGTAQLLNPRFSLMDLIQPYYKKALSRQFSPIQMTKRARSEARTWMQFMHRLPRDLSDMLERISAGTLSVPLDHRRLDPVVNRLVLAMVASSLFLGSSLLWSMKAPPLIRGVSLFGVIGYGLGILIGVRLFRRIQRSEKFDGGQR; translated from the coding sequence ATGAATCCGTCAGAGGTCATTGATCGGGTGAAGCGGAACAGCGACCGCGCCGGGGAAATCGGCGCGGTGATGGTCAAATACGGCTTAGCCGACTGGCTGCGGAAAATTCCCGGCGAGCGTGTCAAAGAATGGCTGACGAATGACCAAGGCCAGCCGATCTCCGATCTTACTCCTCATGAACGGATTCGCCTGGCTCTGACCGAGCTGGGACCAACGTTCATTAAACTGGGGCAAATGCTGAGCACCCGGGCAGATCTTGTCGGACAGGATCTTGCTCGGGAGCTCAGCTCGCTGCAGAACCAAACCCCCGCTGATTCGCCCAGAACCGCTCAATCCATCATCAGAAAAGAGCTGGGACAAAGCGTGGATCATCTGTTCGCCCACTTCGAGCCTGAGCCGTTTGCCTCCGCGTCCATCGCGCAGGTCCATCGCGCTCGGCTCCACAGCGGCGAAAAAGTCGTCGTCAAAGTCCAGAAAAACGGAATCGATGAAATCATTGAAGCGGATCTGAGCCTGTTAGCGGAGTTGGCCGCGTTGGCCGAGGCGCATGTCTCCGAGTTAAAACGGGTCAGGCCCGTGGCGCTCATCGCGCAATTCGCGAGGACCCTGCGCGGCGAGCTTGATTTTTCACGTGAACGGCGGAACCTCGAAACATTCCGCGAAAATTTCGCGGGCGATGACACGGTCCGGTTTCCGCAATCATGGGCCGACTTTTCAAGCCCACGGGTCCTAACAATGGAACGGATGAACGGGATTCTCGTGTCGCACCCCGCCAAACTCAAAAACCATGTTTCCAACATTGATGAATTCGCGCGACGTGGCGCCACGGTGTACTTGGAAATGATTTTCCGCGACGGATTCTTCCACGCTGATCCCCATCCTGGGAACCTCATGCTGCTCGAGGAAGATCGGGTCGGAGTTCTGGATTGCGGAATGGTGCAGAGACTGGATGACGAACTGCATGAAAAACTGGTGGACGTGCTCTTGGCTCTACATGAAGCCGACACGGAGGCTTTGACGAATGCCGTGTGGTCCCTTGGATCAGTGCCGGCCCAAGGCTCGAAGCAAAGGCTGCGCCCTGATTTGACGGAGTTCCTCGCACAATATAGAGATCAGTCGATTAACGAAGTTCGCCTCGGCCAGGCTCTCACTTACATGATCGAAATCATTCGGCGCAACGATATCGTTCTTCCGCCCGCCGTCTCCATGCTGCTCCGTATGCTCATTGAGCTAGAAGGGACCGCTCAACTTTTGAATCCAAGATTCAGCCTCATGGATTTGATTCAACCCTACTACAAGAAGGCTTTGTCCCGGCAATTCTCTCCGATACAAATGACGAAGCGCGCACGAAGCGAAGCTCGAACATGGATGCAATTCATGCACCGGTTGCCACGCGACCTCAGCGACATGCTGGAACGGATCAGCGCCGGGACTTTGAGCGTTCCCCTCGACCACCGGAGGCTTGATCCTGTTGTAAATCGTCTGGTGCTGGCAATGGTTGCGTCGTCCCTTTTCTTAGGATCGTCGCTTTTGTGGAGTATGAAAGCGCCCCCTTTGATCAGAGGGGTGTCGCTCTTTGGCGTCATTGGTTATGGACTAGGAATCCTCATCGGCGTGAGGCTCTTCCGGAGAATCCAACGATCGGAAAAGTTCGACGGTGGTCAAAGGTGA
- the slmA gene encoding Nucleoid occlusion factor SlmA, whose translation MKDGITSRFNWLIFFLTRESQLSIHLVMKTIKRTRISNEERRRLILKTARELFAQSGLEGARTADLARRAGVSERLLYLHFPSKEALFEAALKSFSDEVIGAGRRIISLEPSTSTLVLLTHFFMSQFLADSPERDDYIRLSLRSMASDGKFIRFVRKQAIATIQAKFQKCVEAAASAGDLPKNYDSTKVAGLLVEAVVAGVKPWLLPKPPVVDFGMDREQLIEVLVRFGLRGLGLSEEAIQRHYNPKALALLAG comes from the coding sequence ATGAAAGACGGCATCACGAGCCGGTTCAATTGGTTAATTTTTTTCTTGACACGCGAATCACAACTCAGTATACACTTAGTTATGAAGACGATAAAGCGAACCCGGATATCGAATGAAGAGCGGCGCCGCCTGATTTTGAAAACGGCGCGAGAACTATTTGCCCAGTCAGGATTAGAGGGCGCTCGCACTGCAGATCTCGCGCGCCGAGCCGGAGTTTCGGAGCGCCTCCTCTATTTGCATTTTCCCAGCAAGGAAGCGCTTTTTGAAGCAGCCCTCAAATCATTCTCAGATGAAGTCATCGGAGCAGGTCGCCGAATCATTTCTTTGGAACCTTCCACATCAACGCTAGTCCTTTTGACCCATTTCTTCATGAGCCAATTTCTGGCGGACTCGCCTGAGCGCGACGATTACATCCGATTGTCGCTTCGGAGCATGGCGAGCGATGGGAAATTTATCCGTTTTGTGCGCAAACAAGCAATTGCGACGATTCAGGCGAAGTTTCAGAAATGCGTTGAGGCGGCTGCTTCGGCCGGCGATCTTCCCAAGAATTATGATTCCACTAAGGTGGCGGGCTTGCTTGTGGAAGCCGTTGTGGCTGGCGTTAAGCCGTGGCTTCTTCCGAAACCTCCTGTCGTGGATTTTGGAATGGATCGGGAGCAATTAATTGAAGTCCTAGTACGGTTTGGACTGCGGGGGCTGGGTCTCAGCGAGGAGGCGATCCAGCGCCATTACAACCCAAAAGCGTTGGCTTTACTGGCAGGCTAA
- the yjcS gene encoding putative alkyl/aryl-sulfatase YjcS, which yields MKNKLIVATAVFCLLSGINAAETAKPATPATKTANAQLLQVLPFSDKTSFEMAHKGFIAPLPSAMIKGKEGNLIWDPTKYAFIKESDAAPDTVNPSLWHQSQLINIAGLFQVTDGIYQVRNQDLSNMTIVEGKKGITIFDPLISVETAKAALDLYYAHRPKKPVVAVVYTHSHVDHFGGVRGVVDEADVKSKKVAIYAPAGFMEASVAENVMAGNAMSRRASYMYGNLLPPSPKGQVGAGLGTTTSAGTVTLIPPTDIINKTGETRVIDGLTYEFLMAPGSEAPSEFLFYIKEKKAINAAEDATHTLHNTYSLRGAKIRDPLAWSKYLNQALKMWGGEAQVMYAMHHWPVFGNDAVVKHLGMQRDMYRYINDETLRLANHGFTKDEIAEQIQLPKAIASEFSNRGYYGSLNHNVKATYVLYLGWFIGNPATLHPLPPVESSKRYMEMMGGMNALLKKAKQYYSNGDFRWVAEVVNHAVFADPSNQEAKNLQADALEQLGYQAESGPWRNFYLTGAKELREGVAKLPVPNTASPDIVRAMDLDLFFDFLAMRLNGPKADGKRIVLNFDFTDLKQKYVLEMVNGVLNHTEGLQAKDADAAISLSRDTLNKIVLKQTTLKDAMGDGQVKVSGKESKLEELLSYLDSFEFWFDIVTP from the coding sequence ATGAAAAATAAACTTATTGTTGCAACTGCTGTTTTCTGCCTGCTTTCAGGTATCAATGCGGCGGAAACGGCAAAGCCGGCAACGCCGGCGACCAAGACGGCCAATGCCCAGCTTCTTCAAGTTTTGCCATTTTCAGATAAAACCTCGTTTGAGATGGCACACAAAGGGTTCATTGCACCACTGCCATCAGCCATGATTAAGGGCAAAGAAGGAAATCTCATTTGGGACCCCACCAAATACGCATTTATTAAAGAAAGTGACGCGGCTCCCGACACGGTCAACCCTAGCTTATGGCACCAATCTCAGCTGATCAATATCGCCGGTCTCTTTCAAGTAACCGATGGGATTTATCAGGTACGCAACCAAGACCTTTCTAACATGACCATTGTGGAAGGGAAAAAGGGGATCACGATTTTTGACCCTTTGATTTCTGTTGAAACGGCCAAAGCCGCACTGGATCTTTATTACGCGCATCGGCCCAAAAAACCTGTGGTAGCCGTCGTTTACACGCACAGTCACGTCGATCACTTTGGCGGTGTTCGCGGCGTCGTCGATGAAGCCGATGTAAAGTCCAAAAAAGTCGCCATTTACGCGCCAGCTGGATTCATGGAAGCGTCGGTGGCCGAAAACGTGATGGCGGGAAATGCGATGAGCCGCCGCGCCAGCTACATGTATGGAAACCTTTTGCCGCCAAGCCCGAAGGGTCAAGTCGGCGCCGGACTCGGCACCACGACTTCGGCTGGAACGGTGACTCTGATTCCGCCGACCGATATCATCAACAAAACGGGCGAGACGCGCGTGATTGATGGGTTGACCTATGAATTCTTGATGGCCCCCGGCAGCGAAGCTCCTTCGGAGTTTCTTTTCTACATCAAAGAGAAAAAAGCCATTAACGCCGCCGAAGACGCGACGCACACGCTGCACAACACCTACTCGTTGCGTGGCGCGAAAATTCGCGATCCGTTGGCCTGGTCCAAATATTTGAATCAAGCATTGAAAATGTGGGGTGGCGAAGCCCAAGTGATGTATGCGATGCACCATTGGCCTGTGTTTGGGAACGACGCCGTCGTAAAACATCTCGGAATGCAACGCGATATGTACCGCTATATTAATGATGAAACGTTGCGTTTGGCCAACCATGGTTTCACGAAGGATGAGATCGCGGAACAAATTCAGTTACCAAAGGCAATCGCCTCTGAATTTTCAAATCGCGGGTATTACGGATCCCTCAACCACAACGTAAAAGCCACATATGTGCTGTATTTGGGCTGGTTTATTGGAAACCCTGCCACCTTGCATCCACTGCCGCCGGTGGAATCCTCGAAACGCTATATGGAAATGATGGGCGGCATGAACGCGTTGTTGAAAAAAGCGAAACAGTATTACTCAAATGGAGATTTTCGTTGGGTCGCCGAGGTGGTCAATCACGCTGTTTTTGCCGACCCCAGCAATCAAGAGGCCAAGAATCTTCAGGCCGATGCGCTTGAGCAATTGGGATATCAGGCCGAGAGCGGTCCGTGGCGCAACTTTTATCTAACAGGGGCGAAAGAATTAAGGGAAGGCGTTGCCAAGCTTCCCGTTCCGAACACCGCCAGCCCGGATATCGTACGGGCGATGGATTTGGATTTGTTCTTTGACTTTTTGGCCATGCGTCTTAATGGTCCCAAGGCCGATGGAAAACGAATTGTTTTGAATTTCGACTTCACGGACTTGAAGCAAAAATATGTCCTCGAAATGGTCAATGGGGTTTTGAACCATACGGAGGGATTGCAAGCCAAAGACGCCGATGCGGCCATTTCATTGAGCCGAGATACACTTAATAAAATCGTGCTCAAACAGACCACCTTGAAAGATGCCATGGGTGATGGCCAGGTTAAAGTGTCGGGTAAGGAAAGCAAACTGGAAGAGCTGCTGTCTTATCTTGACAGTTTTGAGTTCTGGTTTGACATCGTTACGCCATAA
- the yhcG_4 gene encoding putative nuclease YhcG yields MSHRIKEGKVEVVSTQLDMKIKSKTHRHSLGRSKAEAIFPSPPPLAAVPKNYAVLLTDLKGRIQRERIKTVLSANAGMTLLYWDIGRAILQSQKKEGWGAKVIDRLAFDLSKAFPDMRGFSPRNLKYMRAFATAWPDKAIVQQAAAQIPWFHNCLLLEKVSDPQVRTWYIQQALKNGWSRSILEIQIERTLHKRQGRLAHNFKGTLPPSQSDMAAQVFKDPYLFDFIGTTDPRREREVEQALVDHIQRFLLELGNGFAFVGRQVKLEVGNQDFRIDLLFYHLQLRAYVVVELKAVPFDPAFVGQINFYLSAVDDLLKHPDDKPTIGLLLCKEKDRVVVEYALRDLRRPIGVAGWKTQLTKSLPAELKGTLPTIEELEAELEKG; encoded by the coding sequence ATGAGTCACAGAATTAAGGAAGGCAAAGTTGAAGTTGTTTCAACGCAATTGGATATGAAAATAAAATCGAAAACCCATCGTCATTCCTTGGGGCGTTCAAAAGCAGAGGCCATTTTTCCCTCCCCGCCACCCTTGGCTGCAGTTCCTAAGAACTATGCTGTTCTTCTGACGGATCTCAAAGGGCGCATTCAACGCGAGCGAATTAAAACCGTCCTTTCTGCCAATGCTGGAATGACACTGCTTTATTGGGATATTGGGCGGGCCATTTTGCAGAGTCAAAAGAAAGAGGGGTGGGGCGCTAAGGTCATTGATCGTTTGGCGTTTGATCTCAGCAAGGCATTTCCAGACATGCGGGGTTTTTCCCCTCGAAATTTGAAGTATATGAGGGCCTTCGCCACGGCTTGGCCCGACAAGGCAATTGTGCAGCAAGCCGCTGCACAAATACCCTGGTTCCATAACTGCTTGCTTTTAGAAAAGGTGTCTGATCCTCAGGTCAGAACTTGGTACATCCAACAAGCACTCAAGAATGGGTGGAGTCGTAGCATATTGGAAATTCAGATTGAGCGAACCCTTCATAAACGTCAAGGTCGTCTTGCGCATAATTTCAAGGGGACGCTGCCACCTTCCCAATCGGATATGGCGGCGCAGGTGTTTAAGGATCCGTATTTGTTTGATTTCATAGGGACGACCGATCCACGGCGTGAACGAGAGGTCGAACAAGCTTTAGTGGATCACATTCAACGGTTTCTTCTCGAATTGGGGAATGGATTTGCGTTCGTTGGGAGGCAAGTCAAGCTCGAAGTTGGAAATCAAGACTTCCGAATCGACCTCCTTTTTTATCATCTGCAATTGCGCGCCTACGTTGTTGTAGAACTGAAAGCCGTCCCATTTGATCCCGCGTTTGTGGGCCAAATTAATTTTTACCTCTCGGCTGTCGATGACCTTCTTAAGCATCCGGATGATAAACCCACCATCGGGTTATTGCTCTGCAAAGAAAAAGACCGTGTGGTTGTGGAGTACGCATTAAGAGATCTCAGGCGACCTATTGGCGTGGCCGGTTGGAAAACACAATTAACGAAGTCGTTACCGGCAGAGTTGAAAGGCACATTGCCTACGATAGAAGAACTCGAGGCAGAGCTTGAAAAGGGATAG